One segment of Streptomyces sp. YIM 121038 DNA contains the following:
- a CDS encoding DJ-1/PfpI family protein: MDIVIPLFDDFEPLDAIGPYEILAYLPGTTVRFVAAEPGPVQDTLGSLPVHVATRYTEVEHCDVLLIPGGGSAGAMTRSPEFLDWVRRIHTDTRFTTSVCTGSLVLGAAGLLTGLTATTHWDAAAQLESYGATYTPERVVRHDRVITSAGVSSGIDMAVQLAALLTDEVTAQAIQLYTEYDPQPPFDSGSVAKAPAEVLARARTLR, translated from the coding sequence ATGGACATAGTGATCCCGCTCTTCGACGACTTCGAGCCGCTCGACGCGATCGGCCCGTACGAGATCCTCGCGTACCTGCCCGGCACCACCGTGCGGTTCGTCGCCGCCGAACCCGGCCCGGTGCAGGACACCCTGGGCTCCCTGCCGGTGCACGTCGCGACCCGGTACACCGAGGTGGAACACTGTGACGTCCTGCTGATCCCGGGCGGAGGCAGCGCCGGGGCCATGACGCGGAGCCCCGAGTTCCTCGACTGGGTGCGCCGGATCCACACGGACACGCGCTTCACCACCTCGGTCTGCACCGGCTCCCTGGTGCTCGGCGCGGCGGGCCTCCTGACCGGCCTGACCGCCACCACCCACTGGGACGCGGCCGCCCAACTGGAGTCGTACGGCGCCACGTACACCCCCGAGCGGGTCGTCCGGCACGACCGGGTGATCACCTCGGCGGGGGTCTCCTCCGGCATCGACATGGCCGTCCAGCTGGCCGCCCTGCTCACCGACGAGGTGACCGCGCAGGCGATCCAGCTCTACACCGAGTACGACCCGCAGCCGCCCTTCGACAGCGGCTCGGTGGCCAAGGCCCCGGCCGAGGTCCTCGCCCGGGCCCGCACCCTGCGCTAG
- a CDS encoding DUF3618 domain-containing protein: MTQLPHEDESAESPRELRDQVERTRHELAGTVEALAAKADVRARAQEKATEVKDQTVAKAGELKEQAVVKARELKDKAADAATRAQDKLPDLPAPVKDKAVQARAQAARTGRVWEEKAPEPLRARTAQGARAARNNRAVLLAAGGAAALVWLAYRRRNG; the protein is encoded by the coding sequence ATGACCCAACTGCCGCACGAGGACGAGTCCGCCGAGTCCCCGCGGGAACTGCGCGACCAGGTCGAGCGGACCCGCCACGAGCTCGCCGGGACGGTGGAGGCCCTCGCGGCCAAGGCCGATGTCAGGGCCCGGGCCCAGGAGAAGGCCACCGAGGTCAAGGACCAGACCGTCGCCAAGGCGGGCGAGCTCAAGGAGCAGGCCGTGGTCAAGGCGAGGGAACTCAAGGACAAGGCCGCCGACGCCGCAACGCGGGCGCAGGACAAGCTGCCCGACCTCCCGGCCCCCGTCAAGGACAAGGCCGTCCAGGCCCGCGCCCAGGCGGCCCGTACCGGACGCGTGTGGGAGGAGAAGGCGCCCGAGCCCCTGCGGGCCAGGACCGCCCAGGGCGCGCGGGCGGCCCGGAACAACCGCGCCGTGCTCCTTGCGGCGGGTGGCGCGGCCGCCCTGGTGTGGCTGGCGTACCGGCGGCGGAACGGATGA
- a CDS encoding helix-turn-helix domain-containing protein has product MTQPVMSPVPEATTRPAAAGAEWLVRMLSDMPGEQEGKFLYLGMHVRGPVSSVRAGARTFLEPNDLVFCDPARRHLLRFGDDCQMLFFRIPQCYLGVSEAELHQVVGVPVRGGEGLGALVSGFLSALAAEAELRRTTVGDRLSRTAVHLLSVLVVELLETDTAAGAARGARGGQETLARIRAFIEEHLMDPDLSPESIARAHHISVRYLHKLFQNDGTTVSQWVRRRRLESCRIELGRSHRRFTMAAVAHRWGFSSPSHFSRAFRGAYGMSPSEWQSLATSAFAPKAA; this is encoded by the coding sequence ATGACACAGCCAGTGATGTCACCCGTGCCCGAAGCGACGACGCGGCCCGCGGCCGCCGGCGCCGAGTGGCTCGTGCGGATGCTCTCCGACATGCCCGGCGAGCAGGAGGGCAAGTTCCTCTACCTCGGCATGCACGTCCGCGGACCGGTGAGCAGTGTCCGCGCGGGAGCCAGGACGTTCTTGGAGCCGAACGACCTGGTCTTCTGCGACCCGGCCCGGCGCCACCTGCTGCGGTTCGGCGACGACTGCCAGATGCTCTTCTTCCGGATCCCCCAGTGCTATCTGGGCGTCTCGGAGGCCGAGCTCCACCAGGTGGTGGGAGTCCCCGTGCGCGGCGGCGAAGGGCTGGGGGCACTGGTGTCGGGCTTCCTGTCGGCGCTCGCCGCCGAGGCGGAGCTGCGCCGGACCACCGTCGGGGACCGGCTCTCGCGCACGGCCGTGCACCTGCTCTCCGTCCTGGTCGTGGAGCTCCTGGAGACGGACACGGCCGCGGGGGCCGCCCGCGGTGCGCGGGGCGGACAGGAGACGCTGGCCCGGATCCGGGCCTTCATCGAGGAGCATCTGATGGACCCCGACCTCTCCCCGGAGTCGATCGCGCGCGCCCACCACATCTCCGTCCGCTATCTGCACAAGCTCTTCCAGAACGACGGCACCACGGTGAGCCAGTGGGTGCGCCGCCGCAGACTGGAGTCCTGCCGGATCGAGTTGGGCCGGTCCCACCGGAGGTTCACCATGGCCGCGGTGGCCCACCGCTGGGGCTTCAGCAGCCCCTCGCACTTCAGCCGCGCGTTCCGGGGCGCGTACGGGATGTCCCCCAGCGAATGGCAGTCACTCGCCACCTCCGCCTTCGCCCCGAAGGCGGCCTGA
- a CDS encoding DUF4235 domain-containing protein, translating to MKASKIAYKPVGLALGAVSGMVAGALFQQAWKVIGREEDAPDATDEERAWSQVLLAATLQGAIFAASKAAVDRAGATAVRRLTGTWPG from the coding sequence ATGAAGGCCTCGAAGATCGCGTACAAGCCGGTCGGTCTCGCGCTCGGTGCGGTCAGCGGCATGGTCGCCGGGGCGCTCTTCCAGCAGGCCTGGAAGGTGATCGGCCGTGAGGAGGACGCCCCGGACGCCACCGACGAGGAGCGCGCCTGGAGCCAGGTGCTGCTCGCCGCCACCTTGCAGGGGGCGATCTTCGCCGCGTCCAAGGCGGCCGTGGACCGCGCGGGAGCCACCGCCGTGCGCCGTCTGACCGGTACCTGGCCCGGCTGA
- a CDS encoding phage holin family protein, with product MSHTRPQGGQAPHPSAAEPVGELVQRASHQLTELVRGEMRLAQAEMKEKGKRYGKGGGLFGGAGLVGFLMLQALVATAIAALAVPLPVWAAALVVTAVLGLVAALMAVTGKKEVSRAAPPVPEETIENVKADVAEIKESAHR from the coding sequence GTGTCGCATACGCGACCCCAGGGCGGGCAGGCCCCGCACCCGTCGGCCGCGGAGCCGGTGGGCGAGCTGGTGCAGCGCGCGTCCCATCAGCTGACCGAGCTGGTGCGGGGCGAGATGCGTCTGGCGCAGGCGGAGATGAAGGAGAAGGGCAAGCGGTACGGCAAGGGCGGCGGCCTCTTCGGCGGCGCGGGCCTCGTCGGGTTCCTGATGCTGCAGGCCCTGGTGGCGACCGCGATCGCCGCCCTCGCGGTGCCGCTGCCGGTGTGGGCGGCGGCCCTCGTGGTGACCGCCGTGCTCGGCCTGGTCGCCGCGCTGATGGCGGTGACGGGGAAGAAGGAGGTCTCCCGGGCCGCGCCGCCCGTGCCGGAGGAGACGATCGAGAACGTGAAGGCCGACGTGGCCGAGATCAAGGAGAGTGCGCACCGATGA
- a CDS encoding alpha/beta hydrolase, whose amino-acid sequence MTTPLPTVVLVHGAFADAATWIGVISELRSHGIPVLAPPNPLRGLASDASYVASVVAQIDGPVVLVGHSYGGALITVAGAADNVVGLVYVAAFVPHEDETLGELQGRFPDSLLPGSLKEWTYPLLDGDSAVEVTIDEAAFPSVFAADVAEEITRVLAAAQRPLAATAFAETASAAAWLTKPSWALVAGADRAIHPEVQRFCARRAGAVVVELPDASHAVALSAPRQVAELIGDAVRATS is encoded by the coding sequence ATGACCACCCCCCTGCCCACCGTCGTCCTCGTGCACGGTGCCTTCGCCGACGCGGCGACCTGGATCGGCGTCATCTCGGAACTGCGGAGCCACGGCATCCCGGTCCTCGCCCCACCGAACCCGCTGCGCGGCCTCGCGTCCGACGCCTCCTACGTCGCTTCCGTCGTCGCCCAGATCGACGGGCCCGTCGTCCTGGTCGGACACTCCTACGGCGGGGCGCTGATCACCGTGGCCGGTGCCGCGGACAACGTCGTCGGGCTCGTGTACGTGGCCGCGTTCGTGCCGCACGAGGACGAGACCCTGGGGGAGTTGCAGGGGCGCTTCCCCGACTCGCTGCTGCCGGGCAGCCTGAAGGAGTGGACCTACCCCCTCCTCGACGGGGACAGCGCCGTCGAAGTCACCATCGACGAGGCGGCCTTCCCCTCCGTCTTCGCCGCGGACGTCGCCGAGGAGATCACCAGGGTGCTCGCGGCGGCCCAACGCCCCCTCGCCGCCACGGCCTTCGCCGAGACGGCCTCCGCGGCGGCCTGGCTGACGAAGCCGTCCTGGGCCCTGGTGGCGGGGGCCGACCGGGCGATCCACCCCGAGGTGCAGCGCTTCTGCGCGCGGCGGGCCGGGGCCGTCGTCGTCGAACTCCCGGACGCCTCGCACGCCGTCGCCCTGTCCGCACCCCGGCAGGTCGCCGAGCTGATCGGCGACGCGGTACGGGCGACGAGCTGA